In Prinia subflava isolate CZ2003 ecotype Zambia chromosome 8, Cam_Psub_1.2, whole genome shotgun sequence, the genomic window CACTGCCCCACCTGCCCTCCCCAAAGTGGGTGAGTGCCCGGCGAGGGTGAGCAGGGCCCCTTGGCCCCCCAGGCTGTACTGCCTCTCCGACCACGGCTGCCCTGGTGCTGAGAAGTGCTGCCAGATCGGGAAGGTCTGGACCTGCCTCCTGCCCACCACAGGTACCGCTGCTCGCTCCAGGGGATGCCAGCGTGAGGATCAGGGAAGGGGTGGGATGTGAGCTGGTGCCTTTGTTGGTGCCCCTGGAGCAAGCCCTGCTCCCGGGAACAGAGCTGCAAGGAGCATCTCCCTCTGCAGAGAGCCCGGGATACTGCCCCcgtgctggcagtgccatcGGGCCGAGCTGTGGGTCAAGATGTCACAACGACACCACATGCCACTTGGGGGAGAAGTGCTGCACCCGCGGCTGCTGCACCCGCTGCATGCTTGCTGAGCCAGGTGAGGTGTCCTGGAGATCCCCATGCCAGGCTGAGGatgccctggggcagctccaggggtCTGCAGCCCCCATCACACTATAGGGGAGTTGTGGGCAGtggggccaggctggctgcatgCCAAACCCTGAGCCTTCCCTCCAGCCAAACCTGGGCTGTGCCCTCGGAAGCGTGCCCAGAGGAGAACTGCCGCCTGCCCCAACCACTGCACCGATGACCGGGACTGCCCTGGGGAACACAAGTGCTGCTTCTCTGGCTGTGGGTTGGCCTGCACCCCTCCAGACACAGgtacagccctgccagccctctcTGATCCCCACATCCAGCCCACCACGGCATTGGTGCTAGCCCAGCTctcccctggcagagctcagcctgtgcccagccGTGCTGCTGGACAAGCCACAACGGCTGTGCCCAGCCAAGTGTGCAGCTGGTGGCATCCATCCAGGCCCCAGGGAGTGTGTGCCACTGGCTGCAGCTTCCAGTGCCACACGCCTCCcttgggcacagccccagctctcagGAGCCCCTTGCCAAGAGCTGGCCCTCAGGGTGCTGTGGGAAGGGATCCTCATGCCCAGCTCCTCCGTGATGGGTGGGAGATGGCTCCAAGTGTGTGAAGGGCTGAACCCCCTCCTGACCCTCCCTTCTGCACCCCCCTCAGACTACATGCTGCTGCAACCAGAGCGAGGGTTGTCCTTCACCACTCCAGCTACCAGCTGGCATCCCATATTGATCTGTGAGTGGTCTCACTGGGTGAGACTGGTATGGGTGTGAGGCTTGTGACTGGGGTCATCATGGTGCTCTGGGAAGGAAGATGGAGGcgcaggacagggacaggatggAGATGGAGACTGTGCCAGGAGTGGGACTGGGGACAGAATCGCATCACAGCCGCACTCCTCACTGTCACCAGGGAGCCGCCGTGCTGCAGCGAAGCCTGGTGTGTGCCCCGTGGTGCTGCGGGGATCCTTGGggccctgcctggagctgtgtgacACCGACAGTGACTGCACTGGGGACAACAAGTGCTGCACCACCGGCTGTGGCCACATCTGCAAACCACCCATGAACGGTAAACCATCAGCACCCTGTGGGGCCAAGACCCCTGTGCCACCTCCCTACCTGTCACCACAACCCTCCCAGGCACAATGGAAAGCTGGGGACTGAGCTGCTGTCCAGTGGGGCAGGGCTCAGTGAGGAGCTCacccctgcaggcagggcagctccccCACCCTGGATTCCCTCAACCCTTTCTCTCTCCACATGTGCCAGCATGGCCAGGTCTCtgtccccctgcaccccctgcaGAGGGTGATTGGGCAGCCAGGTGCCTCCttctgtgcctgcaggacaATGGCTGTCCCCTTGGCCAtaagtgctgcctgcagggctgcagctgggtcTGCATCCACCCGCTGTGGGGTATGTCCCCTCCagcctgctgcctcctgggtccagcctggaggggacagaggggggCCCAGGGTGGGAGCACCACAGGGCGCCCCATCCCTCGGAGAAGGAGCACTGAGGCATCCTCACTGACCATCTCCCTTGCCTCTTCCAGGTACAGTGTAGTCATggccaggaagggctgcagcaggagctacGATTTCAGGGTCATCCCCCACTCCACTGCCATTGCACCCATGGGCtgagcagaggtgctgctgt contains:
- the LOC134554378 gene encoding perlwapin-like gives rise to the protein MLGHLTLLVFLALLAPMQGAAVTLTASPHRALQGRWTPTAPPALPKVGECPARVSRAPWPPRLYCLSDHGCPGAEKCCQIGKVWTCLLPTTESPGYCPRAGSAIGPSCGSRCHNDTTCHLGEKCCTRGCCTRCMLAEPAKPGLCPRKRAQRRTAACPNHCTDDRDCPGEHKCCFSGCGLACTPPDTGSRRAAAKPGVCPVVLRGSLGPCLELCDTDSDCTGDNKCCTTGCGHICKPPMNGTV